The Fimbriimonas ginsengisoli Gsoil 348 genome window below encodes:
- a CDS encoding glycoside hydrolase family 10 protein, producing MLAGPGSQILTPPPMPREFRAAWVATVDNIDWPSKRTLSVSQQKAEMIRILDIAKGMNLNAIVLQVRPSADALYQSKLEPWSEYLTGQQGKAPSPYYDPLEFAVSEAHKRGLELHCWFNPYRALHPAQKGPVVASHISKTNPEIVRRYGSYLWMDPGEPEVQRRSLQVVLDVVKRYDVDGVHIDDYFYPYKEKGPDGKLMDFPDDRSFRRYRSGGGHLARDDWRRKNVDDFIRDLYSGIKQEKRWVKFGISPFGIYRPGYPAGIKAGVDQYADLYADARRWFAEGWCDYFTPQLYWPIHQTAQAYPALLDWWLAQNQKGRHLWPGNYTSLTSPSEKNWPAQEVADQISITRQRGANGNVHFSMKAFLQNYNGITSHLMNGLYAKPALVPASPWLDDRAPNAPKVDVESMGDNQWSLKWRPDGDNDVRFYQITVQVGEKWGTPSVTSADNLKIKQPSGAVTRVAIAAIDRTGNESGQTVVRLR from the coding sequence ATGCTCGCGGGTCCGGGCAGCCAAATCCTCACGCCTCCCCCGATGCCCCGCGAGTTTCGCGCGGCATGGGTGGCGACCGTCGATAACATCGACTGGCCCTCGAAGCGGACGCTATCGGTTTCGCAGCAGAAGGCCGAGATGATTCGGATCCTCGATATCGCGAAGGGGATGAACTTAAACGCGATCGTCCTTCAAGTCCGGCCGTCCGCCGACGCGCTCTACCAATCGAAACTCGAGCCGTGGTCCGAGTATCTGACCGGGCAGCAGGGAAAAGCGCCGTCCCCCTATTACGACCCGCTGGAGTTCGCCGTCTCGGAGGCGCATAAGCGTGGATTGGAGCTACATTGCTGGTTCAACCCGTACCGGGCGCTCCACCCGGCACAGAAGGGACCGGTCGTCGCGAGCCATATCTCCAAGACGAACCCGGAGATCGTCCGCCGCTACGGCAGCTACCTATGGATGGACCCGGGGGAGCCGGAGGTGCAGAGGCGGTCGCTGCAGGTCGTGCTCGACGTGGTGAAGCGGTACGACGTAGACGGCGTTCATATCGACGACTACTTCTATCCTTACAAGGAGAAAGGGCCGGACGGAAAGCTCATGGATTTTCCGGACGATCGCAGTTTTCGGCGGTATCGGTCCGGTGGGGGCCATTTGGCGCGGGACGATTGGCGAAGGAAGAATGTCGACGACTTCATTCGGGACCTTTACTCGGGCATCAAGCAGGAGAAGCGGTGGGTGAAGTTCGGAATTTCCCCGTTCGGCATTTATCGCCCCGGCTACCCCGCGGGGATCAAAGCGGGGGTCGATCAGTACGCCGACCTTTATGCCGACGCGCGGCGATGGTTTGCCGAAGGTTGGTGCGACTATTTCACGCCGCAACTGTACTGGCCGATCCATCAGACCGCCCAAGCGTATCCGGCGTTGCTCGACTGGTGGCTTGCCCAGAACCAAAAAGGTCGGCATCTTTGGCCGGGTAACTACACGAGCCTTACCAGTCCGTCGGAGAAGAATTGGCCCGCACAGGAGGTCGCCGACCAGATCTCGATAACCCGCCAGCGAGGCGCCAACGGCAACGTCCACTTCAGCATGAAGGCGTTCCTGCAGAACTACAACGGCATTACCAGCCACCTTATGAACGGGCTGTACGCCAAACCGGCCCTGGTACCGGCCTCGCCTTGGCTCGACGACCGGGCGCCTAACGCCCCGAAGGTGGATGTCGAGTCGATGGGCGACAACCAGTGGTCGTTGAAGTGGCGCCCGGATGGGGATAACGACGTCCGCTTCTACCAAATCACGGTTCAGGTCGGCGAAAAGTGGGGCACTCCAAGCGTTACATCGGCCGACAACCTCAAGATTAAGCAGCCATCCGGCGCGGTAACCCGCGTCGCCATCGCCGCCATCGACCGAACCGGCAACGAGAGTGGGCAGACGGTGGTGAGGCTGAGGTGA
- a CDS encoding alpha/beta hydrolase family protein codes for MARPAGRGLLTPLTQGRKDRVEYHFMDIDPADEDGASISKPLYFSALDKDTKSSGFYVSDATGKGKSLIQQDARIGRLVKSKGTDRVLFTMGTFAQSPNLFLTNTAFSAIKPESKTNPQQTNFAWGKSELITYKSRWGKPLQGVLIYPADYTPGRSYPMVTYIYERLSDELHNYATPVEWNPYSEQALSQNGYFVLKPDIAYLPRNPGKSAVDCLEPAVAAAVAKNVGIDPKRVGLIGHSWGGYQTAFVTTVSKTFAVGVAGAPLTELTSMYNSFYWNAGLSDQQLLETGQGRLEVPFWEDPKVYFENSPVWQSSKRTAPILIAAGDADGAVDWHQAQYLYQTLRRMGKNAVLLVYSGENHNFTRRPDQLDYARRLRHFLDVYLKGAKPEAWVSDGVPYLKKDD; via the coding sequence GTGGCTCGCCCGGCCGGCCGGGGGCTTCTGACTCCGCTCACCCAGGGCCGAAAAGATCGCGTGGAATACCACTTCATGGATATCGACCCGGCCGACGAGGATGGCGCTTCTATCTCGAAGCCGCTTTACTTCTCGGCGCTCGACAAGGACACCAAATCGAGCGGCTTCTACGTTTCCGACGCTACCGGGAAAGGGAAGTCGCTGATTCAGCAGGATGCCAGAATCGGCCGGCTCGTCAAGTCGAAGGGAACCGATCGGGTGCTCTTCACGATGGGGACGTTCGCCCAGTCGCCCAACCTGTTCCTTACGAACACAGCGTTTAGCGCGATCAAGCCGGAGAGCAAGACGAACCCTCAGCAGACGAATTTTGCGTGGGGTAAGTCGGAGCTGATTACCTACAAGAGCCGCTGGGGTAAGCCGCTTCAGGGGGTGTTAATCTATCCGGCCGATTACACTCCGGGGCGCAGCTACCCGATGGTGACGTACATCTACGAGCGGCTCAGTGATGAGCTCCACAACTATGCGACGCCGGTGGAGTGGAACCCCTATAGCGAGCAGGCGCTCTCGCAGAACGGATACTTCGTTCTTAAGCCCGACATCGCCTACCTTCCCCGGAATCCCGGCAAGTCGGCGGTCGACTGCCTAGAGCCGGCGGTGGCGGCAGCGGTGGCGAAGAACGTCGGCATCGACCCGAAGCGGGTTGGCTTGATCGGGCACTCGTGGGGTGGGTATCAGACGGCGTTCGTTACCACGGTCAGTAAGACGTTTGCCGTCGGCGTTGCGGGCGCGCCGCTGACGGAGTTGACGAGTATGTACAACAGCTTCTACTGGAACGCGGGTCTCAGCGACCAGCAACTGCTGGAGACCGGGCAGGGGCGCTTGGAGGTTCCGTTCTGGGAGGATCCGAAGGTGTATTTCGAAAATTCGCCGGTCTGGCAGTCTTCGAAGCGGACAGCGCCGATTCTGATTGCCGCCGGAGACGCCGACGGCGCCGTCGATTGGCACCAGGCGCAGTACCTGTACCAAACGCTACGGCGGATGGGGAAGAACGCGGTTCTGCTGGTCTACTCCGGCGAAAACCACAACTTCACCCGCCGCCCCGACCAGCTCGACTACGCCCGACGCTTACGACACTTCTTGGATGTGTATCTTAAGGGGGCAAAGCCGGAGGCCTGGGTTTCGGATGGAGTGCCTTATCTGAAAAAGGACGACTAG
- a CDS encoding sensor histidine kinase, with translation MSRRFAIWTAVVSFGGAALLTVFAGLALRHDSDSAVGWVYALAASLLAIAGVLEQTILRRAHDEITHRQSQADVLQSQFQEQRRAVDELADGLDVAVFICDGRGSVLYANLRARQLFQFEDPLGRSLLAVTLSYDLEQLVLRAAKSGEAAYAELSFSYPGQRIGLAKAWITGQPPGRVFLSVYDVTDLRRLETIRKDFVANVSHELRTPMTMIRAMAETLQDEAKPEDELANRYLPRIIGEIDRLSMISHDLLQLSKAESNPVEKQTCDLAAVVREAVDHLHERAVEKGLALSYEGLPLLVVQADPTQMSQIAINLVENAINYTTAGSVVASVREEPEFAVFEVKDTGLGIAIEHHRRVFERFYRIDKGRSRTTGGTGLGLSIVKHIAEAHGGSVSLDSTLNEGSTFAVRIPIGE, from the coding sequence GTGAGCCGTCGGTTTGCAATCTGGACGGCCGTCGTGAGTTTCGGCGGCGCGGCGCTCCTCACGGTTTTCGCCGGGCTCGCCCTTCGACACGATTCCGACTCCGCCGTCGGATGGGTCTATGCGTTAGCCGCCTCGCTGCTCGCCATCGCCGGAGTGCTGGAACAGACGATCCTCCGCCGGGCCCACGACGAGATCACGCACCGGCAAAGCCAGGCGGATGTCCTGCAGAGCCAGTTCCAGGAGCAGCGCCGAGCCGTCGACGAGCTTGCCGACGGCCTCGACGTCGCCGTATTCATTTGCGACGGCCGCGGCTCCGTCTTATACGCCAATTTACGGGCTCGCCAGCTTTTCCAGTTCGAAGATCCGCTCGGGCGCAGCCTGCTGGCGGTCACCCTCTCGTACGACCTCGAGCAGCTCGTCCTCCGGGCGGCAAAGTCGGGCGAAGCCGCTTATGCCGAGCTATCTTTTTCCTATCCCGGTCAGCGGATCGGCTTAGCCAAAGCATGGATTACCGGGCAGCCGCCCGGCCGGGTTTTTCTGTCGGTGTACGACGTAACCGATCTGCGGCGCTTGGAGACGATTCGAAAAGACTTCGTCGCTAACGTCTCGCACGAGCTGCGAACGCCGATGACGATGATTCGCGCGATGGCCGAGACGCTTCAGGATGAAGCGAAGCCGGAGGACGAGTTGGCCAACCGTTACCTGCCCCGGATCATTGGCGAAATCGATCGGCTGTCGATGATCTCCCACGACCTTCTCCAGCTTTCGAAGGCCGAGTCGAATCCGGTCGAAAAGCAAACCTGCGACCTGGCCGCCGTCGTTCGCGAGGCAGTGGACCACCTTCATGAGCGTGCCGTCGAAAAGGGGCTCGCCCTCTCCTACGAAGGATTGCCGCTGCTGGTGGTCCAAGCCGATCCGACCCAGATGAGCCAGATCGCGATAAACCTCGTGGAGAACGCAATCAACTACACCACCGCCGGCTCGGTCGTAGCATCTGTGCGAGAAGAGCCGGAATTTGCCGTCTTCGAGGTAAAGGACACCGGCCTAGGCATCGCCATCGAACACCACCGCCGCGTTTTCGAGCGCTTCTACCGGATCGACAAAGGGCGCAGCCGCACCACCGGCGGCACCGGCCTAGGCCTCAGCATCGTGAAACACATCGCCGAAGCCCACGGCGGCAGCGTCTCCCTAGACAGCACCCTAAACGAGGGTTCGACGTTTGCGGTGCGGATACCAATCGGGGAATAG
- the dnaK gene encoding molecular chaperone DnaK — MGRTVGIDLGTTNSVVAVMEGGEPVVITTAEGSRTMPSVVGFKQNGERVVGVTAKRQAIVNPDNTIYSIKRFMGHTLAEVQDEIKLIGYKVKAGKNGQVAAVVPALGKELTPEEVSAMILQKLKNDAEAYLGDTVDQAVITVPAYFNDAQRTATKNAGEIAGLKVLRIINEPTAASLAYGLDKKANETICVFDLGGGTFDVSILDVGEGVFEVRSTAGDSHLGGDDFDHKIVEWLAGEFKKDQGVDLMKDKAAVQRLREAAERAKIELSTQASTQINLPYITADQDGPKHLDLNLTRAKFEELTAGLMERVKKPFFDALEAAKLKPSEVDEIILVGGSTRMPQVQELVKKMTGKEPNRSVNPDEVVAIGAAIQAGVLGGEVKNIVLLDVTPLSLGVETQGGIFDKLIDRNTTIPTKKSRVYTTAVDNQPEVEINILQGERPMARDNKSIGRFHLGGIPPMPARTPQIEVTFDIDANGILNVGAQEKGTGAKQSITISGSGNLNRDEIDRMVREAELNAEADRQAQELIELKNKAESLAYQTEKTLKDLGDKVDEATRQGATEKVDALRNALKGDNLEEIQTAFTALEQESHSLSEKLYANVAQEADASEQSGGATGSSADGDVIDAEFKEEK, encoded by the coding sequence ATGGGAAGAACAGTAGGAATCGATCTTGGCACGACCAATTCGGTCGTTGCCGTTATGGAAGGGGGCGAGCCGGTCGTCATTACGACCGCCGAAGGATCCCGAACGATGCCGAGCGTCGTCGGGTTTAAGCAGAACGGCGAGCGCGTCGTGGGCGTTACCGCCAAGCGCCAGGCAATCGTGAACCCCGATAACACGATCTATTCGATCAAGCGGTTCATGGGCCACACCCTCGCCGAGGTTCAGGACGAGATCAAGCTGATCGGCTACAAGGTTAAGGCGGGGAAGAACGGCCAGGTCGCGGCGGTCGTGCCGGCGCTTGGGAAGGAGCTGACTCCGGAAGAGGTCAGCGCGATGATTCTTCAGAAGCTGAAGAACGACGCCGAGGCTTATCTTGGCGACACGGTCGACCAAGCGGTCATCACCGTGCCGGCTTACTTCAACGACGCTCAGCGGACAGCCACGAAGAACGCGGGCGAGATCGCGGGACTGAAGGTGCTTCGAATCATCAACGAGCCGACGGCGGCGTCGCTGGCGTACGGCCTCGATAAGAAGGCGAACGAGACGATCTGCGTCTTCGACCTTGGCGGCGGAACGTTCGACGTGTCGATCCTCGACGTCGGCGAAGGGGTCTTCGAAGTCCGCTCGACGGCGGGTGACAGCCACCTCGGCGGTGACGATTTCGACCACAAGATCGTCGAGTGGCTCGCGGGCGAGTTCAAGAAGGATCAGGGCGTCGACCTGATGAAGGACAAGGCGGCCGTACAGCGGCTGCGCGAAGCGGCAGAGCGCGCGAAGATCGAGCTTTCGACCCAGGCTTCCACGCAGATCAACCTGCCGTACATCACGGCGGACCAGGACGGGCCTAAGCACCTCGACCTCAACCTCACCCGGGCCAAGTTCGAGGAACTGACGGCGGGGCTGATGGAGCGGGTGAAGAAGCCGTTCTTCGACGCTCTCGAGGCGGCGAAGCTGAAGCCGAGCGAAGTCGACGAGATCATTCTCGTCGGTGGTTCGACCCGTATGCCGCAGGTCCAGGAGCTGGTCAAGAAGATGACCGGCAAAGAACCGAACCGCTCCGTGAACCCGGATGAAGTCGTGGCGATCGGCGCGGCGATTCAGGCGGGCGTCCTCGGCGGCGAAGTCAAGAACATCGTCCTCCTCGACGTCACCCCGCTTTCGCTGGGTGTGGAGACTCAGGGCGGGATCTTCGACAAACTGATCGACCGAAACACGACGATCCCGACGAAGAAGAGCCGGGTCTATACGACGGCGGTCGACAACCAGCCGGAAGTGGAGATCAACATCCTCCAGGGTGAGCGGCCTATGGCTCGCGACAATAAGAGCATCGGACGGTTCCACCTGGGCGGAATTCCTCCGATGCCGGCGCGGACGCCTCAGATCGAGGTGACCTTCGACATCGACGCGAACGGCATTCTGAATGTCGGCGCGCAGGAGAAGGGGACCGGCGCCAAGCAGTCAATCACTATCAGTGGTTCGGGCAACCTGAACCGGGATGAGATCGACCGAATGGTCCGGGAGGCCGAGCTGAACGCGGAGGCCGACCGCCAAGCGCAGGAACTGATCGAGCTGAAGAACAAGGCGGAGAGCCTTGCCTATCAGACCGAAAAGACCCTGAAGGATCTCGGCGACAAGGTGGACGAGGCAACGCGCCAAGGCGCGACCGAAAAGGTCGACGCCCTGCGCAATGCGCTCAAGGGGGATAACCTGGAGGAGATCCAGACCGCCTTCACCGCGCTGGAGCAGGAGTCGCACTCGCTCTCCGAAAAACTGTACGCGAACGTCGCCCAAGAGGCCGACGCCAGCGAGCAGTCCGGCGGAGCCACCGGATCTTCCGCGGACGGCGACGTCATCGACGCCGAGTTCAAAGAAGAGAAGTAA
- a CDS encoding peroxiredoxin family protein — MNVMRFSLLALSLIAAVGFGQANPDTKAIEDGINHLRSVPDADRGRVTKELAAKIRALPAGGNKTLLAQLLANLSTEGDFGHDTLQEVANTLAGSLKESPDPKNGFAYLQLAQLSRYEHVSVKLAGPEYRQAVAKADAIDKARRKADFVLNDLDGKAWSLSALRGKVVLVNFWATWCPPCRKEMPDLADLYTKFKDKGLVVLAISDEEMSKVKPFVAEKAMPFPVLLDPGRKVNERYQVDGIPKSFIYDRNGKLVAQSMDMRTRRQFLELLGRAGLK; from the coding sequence ATGAACGTCATGAGGTTTTCCTTGCTGGCCCTTTCTCTTATCGCGGCCGTTGGCTTTGGACAGGCGAATCCGGACACCAAGGCGATCGAGGATGGCATCAACCACCTGCGCAGCGTTCCCGACGCCGACCGGGGGCGTGTGACGAAGGAGTTGGCGGCCAAGATCCGGGCGTTACCCGCAGGTGGGAATAAGACCTTGCTTGCCCAACTCTTGGCCAACCTCTCGACGGAAGGTGATTTCGGCCACGATACTCTCCAAGAAGTGGCGAATACGCTGGCCGGCTCTTTGAAAGAGTCTCCCGACCCAAAGAACGGATTCGCCTATTTGCAGCTAGCTCAGCTTTCGCGATACGAACACGTATCGGTAAAGCTGGCAGGGCCGGAATACAGGCAGGCTGTGGCGAAAGCCGACGCCATCGATAAGGCGCGCCGCAAGGCCGATTTCGTCTTGAACGACCTCGACGGGAAAGCCTGGAGTCTCTCCGCGCTGCGGGGCAAGGTTGTCTTGGTGAATTTTTGGGCGACTTGGTGTCCGCCGTGCCGCAAAGAGATGCCGGATCTGGCCGACCTTTACACGAAGTTCAAGGACAAGGGGCTGGTCGTGCTCGCTATTTCCGATGAAGAGATGAGCAAGGTTAAACCGTTCGTCGCGGAGAAGGCGATGCCTTTCCCCGTCTTGCTCGATCCGGGGCGGAAGGTGAACGAGCGCTACCAGGTCGACGGTATTCCGAAAAGCTTCATCTATGACCGGAATGGGAAGCTCGTCGCCCAATCGATGGACATGCGAACTCGCCGCCAATTCCTCGAACTGCTGGGCCGAGCCGGTTTGAAATAG
- a CDS encoding P-II family nitrogen regulator gives MKRIEAYIRVNKLEDVKQSLEDVGVFGLSVGQIRGYGRQLGRTDKYRGSTYAVNLLPKLHLEVFVTDEQAEEAVEAVVRACQTGEIGDGKIFVSDVIDAIRIRTGERGASALS, from the coding sequence ATGAAGCGCATCGAAGCGTATATTCGCGTCAACAAACTCGAGGACGTAAAGCAGTCTCTAGAGGATGTCGGCGTTTTTGGCCTCAGTGTCGGGCAGATCCGCGGCTACGGCCGTCAACTTGGCCGGACCGATAAGTATCGGGGCAGCACCTATGCGGTGAATCTGCTGCCGAAACTGCACCTTGAAGTGTTCGTCACCGACGAGCAGGCCGAGGAAGCGGTGGAAGCGGTTGTCCGCGCCTGCCAGACGGGCGAGATCGGCGACGGCAAAATCTTCGTCAGCGATGTGATCGACGCGATTCGCATACGTACCGGCGAACGCGGGGCGTCGGCGCTGTCGTAG
- a CDS encoding DUF2993 domain-containing protein, protein MPHEEKVDVGEFTVHLRDVLLPMGLRVDDVRFGGKGLHIERSPLVISAPEPGQLEAFVGEASLAEFLNAKAPAGLRKFQVRAKDGKLFVDAVKTVLVDLKASAVCTLRIEDGRKLMVDIESVDVAGAGIKTLLQNQLDKVNPIFDIAEFPVDASLDSVRVEDGGVLLFGHVRPPAS, encoded by the coding sequence GTGCCCCACGAGGAAAAAGTCGACGTCGGCGAGTTCACTGTGCACCTTCGGGACGTTCTCTTACCCATGGGTTTGAGAGTCGACGACGTAAGGTTCGGCGGAAAAGGACTTCATATCGAACGTTCGCCGCTCGTAATCTCCGCTCCTGAACCGGGACAGCTCGAAGCGTTCGTGGGCGAAGCTTCCTTGGCGGAATTCTTGAACGCCAAGGCCCCGGCCGGCCTCCGGAAGTTTCAGGTCCGCGCGAAAGACGGCAAGCTCTTCGTGGATGCGGTCAAGACCGTACTCGTCGATCTAAAGGCCAGCGCGGTCTGCACGCTCCGGATCGAGGACGGCCGCAAGCTGATGGTCGATATCGAATCGGTCGACGTGGCCGGCGCGGGAATCAAAACCCTTCTCCAAAACCAGCTCGACAAGGTCAATCCGATCTTCGATATCGCCGAATTCCCCGTCGACGCGAGCCTCGATTCCGTAAGAGTGGAAGATGGCGGCGTCCTCCTCTTTGGCCACGTCCGCCCGCCCGCTTCTTAG